A genomic segment from Equus przewalskii isolate Varuska chromosome X, EquPr2, whole genome shotgun sequence encodes:
- the APLN gene encoding apelin, protein MDLRLCVQALLLLWLSLTAVCGGPLLQPPDGQGLEEGDVRYLVQPRGSRNGPGPWQGGRRKFRRQRPRLSHKGPMPF, encoded by the exons ATGGATCTGCGGCTCTGCGTGCAGGCGCTCCTGCTGCTCTGGCTCTCCCTGACGGCGGTGTGCGGAG GGCCCCTGCTGCAGCCTCCTGacgggcaggggctggaggaaggcgATGTCCGCTACCTGGTGCAGCCCAGAGGGTCGAGAAACGGACCAGGGCCCTGGCAGGGAGGGCGGAGGAAATTCCGCCGCCAGCGGCCGCGCCTCTCCCATAAGGGCCCCATGCCTTTCTGA